The following proteins come from a genomic window of Myroides odoratus DSM 2801:
- a CDS encoding alpha/beta hydrolase, with amino-acid sequence MEKVVGALINVISLCSMQTALHWVHKLFATPRKGKLNPKHLPAFLKQAESSFFWYKNEKVYTYQWNAKATEKPLILLIHGWESNSARWEALCTYLGDRFRFVAVDAPSLGMSYGKNLSVKNYQEVIDLALQTFQPQFVIGHSLGAFALFQQISEGEYPWLQKVVIMGAFDRFEVILSHYYALLGYSKRIKEAYHDYIEHLINKPLSSYCSAEAVQFVEVPVLCIHDKEDPQVSFEEAASFHQALLHKKNLVVSTTNLGHSLQDEAVFKTIQAFFS; translated from the coding sequence ATGGAAAAAGTAGTAGGTGCCCTAATCAATGTTATTAGCTTATGCTCGATGCAAACAGCCTTGCATTGGGTGCACAAACTTTTTGCTACTCCGCGAAAAGGAAAACTGAATCCCAAACATCTACCTGCCTTTCTAAAACAAGCTGAGTCGAGTTTCTTCTGGTATAAAAATGAAAAGGTCTACACCTATCAGTGGAACGCAAAAGCGACGGAGAAGCCGTTAATCTTGCTTATTCACGGATGGGAAAGCAATAGCGCCCGATGGGAAGCCTTGTGTACTTACTTGGGCGATCGATTTCGTTTTGTAGCTGTTGATGCCCCTAGTTTGGGGATGAGTTATGGTAAAAATTTAAGCGTCAAAAATTATCAAGAAGTTATTGATCTAGCCTTGCAAACATTCCAACCTCAGTTTGTCATTGGACATTCTTTAGGTGCATTTGCCCTCTTTCAGCAAATAAGTGAAGGCGAATATCCCTGGCTTCAAAAAGTGGTTATCATGGGCGCCTTTGATCGCTTTGAAGTGATTCTATCGCATTATTATGCTCTTTTAGGCTATTCGAAACGAATAAAAGAAGCCTATCATGATTATATTGAACACTTAATTAATAAACCTTTATCTTCCTATTGTAGTGCTGAAGCCGTACAATTCGTTGAGGTACCTGTTTTGTGTATTCACGATAAAGAAGATCCTCAAGTATCCTTTGAAGAAGCAGCAAGCTTTCATCAAGCATTGCTACACAAAAAAAATCTAGTGGTTTCAACGACAAACCTAGGGCATAGCCTACAAGATGAAGCTGTTTTTAAAACAATTCAAGCGTTTTTTAGCTAG
- the rluF gene encoding 23S rRNA pseudouridine(2604) synthase RluF translates to MENQETRLNKYLSEVGFCSRREADRLIEEGRITVNGKSPELGLKVTDADEIRVNGKLIRQTDEDFVYLAFNKPVGIECTTNKKVRDNIVDYINYPKRIFPVGRLDKDSEGLIIMTNDGDIVNKILRQKNNHEKEYIVTVNKPITDRFIQRMGQGVPILDTITKECRVERISRFVFRIFLTQGLNRQIRRMCEYFDYDVVALKRIRIINISLDVPVGQYREITAAELAELNRLIEPSSKTEEASFTQESTNQANSHSTENITQQGERRPKKKFDRERNNSKKAGPTLRNERISRRREN, encoded by the coding sequence ATGGAAAATCAAGAAACGCGTTTAAATAAATATTTATCAGAAGTTGGCTTTTGCTCAAGAAGAGAAGCGGACCGATTAATCGAAGAAGGACGCATTACAGTGAATGGAAAATCGCCTGAATTGGGATTGAAGGTTACCGATGCAGATGAAATTCGCGTGAATGGTAAACTAATTCGTCAAACCGATGAAGACTTTGTTTATTTAGCCTTTAATAAACCCGTAGGGATTGAATGTACCACCAACAAAAAGGTGAGAGATAATATTGTGGATTATATCAATTATCCAAAGCGTATTTTTCCGGTAGGACGTTTGGATAAAGACAGTGAAGGATTAATTATCATGACGAATGATGGGGATATTGTCAATAAAATCCTACGTCAGAAAAACAACCACGAAAAAGAATATATTGTCACAGTGAATAAACCCATTACCGATCGTTTTATTCAGCGTATGGGACAAGGTGTGCCTATCTTGGATACAATCACCAAAGAATGTAGAGTAGAGCGCATCAGTCGTTTTGTATTCCGAATCTTCTTAACACAAGGATTGAATCGACAAATTCGACGCATGTGTGAGTATTTTGATTATGATGTAGTTGCGCTTAAACGCATCCGTATTATCAATATTAGTTTGGATGTTCCGGTAGGACAATATCGCGAAATTACTGCCGCAGAATTGGCGGAATTAAATCGCTTAATTGAGCCATCGAGCAAGACAGAAGAAGCAAGCTTCACCCAAGAATCGACAAATCAAGCGAACAGTCATTCAACTGAAAATATAACCCAACAAGGCGAAAGAAGACCCAAAAAGAAGTTCGACAGAGAGCGAAATAATTCAAAAAAAGCGGGTCCAACATTGCGAAATGAACGAATTTCAAGACGAAGAGAGAATTAA
- a CDS encoding TonB-dependent receptor, with protein MRKFLLLTVCILGQILAVQAQHKPTMISGIVQDEKGKPIDFATIILMDTKKNDLTDEQGAFRLKLGSGGTYKLVVQHVSYEAKEMNVKVEDGGHVKQNIVLRAKEAILDDVVLQVKKPIEKVRESAYNVIAIDAKPLYNSSLDVSGALDRVSGVKVRRDGAEGSDYTFSMNGFSGRHIRFFMDGVPMEGFGSEFKINNLPITMVDRIEVYKGVVPVEFGSDALGGAVNIITNKSKETKIDASFTTGSFNTYKSHLNVSKVFDNGMTFQVNAFQNYSDNNYKVYVPVANLKTGVYSKEKKWVKRFNDRFQTATVVAKVGVLDKSYADRLLIGFTYGEGKKGVQTGTIMEKVFGQKKRRSVTIMPSLEYSKRNLFTEGLDVALTSNYNGGYNQNIDTSRYKYNWAGERIKTMKKGESGGGPSLVKFFDHNGSTTANVSYKVNDKHSFSLNNVIYYFNRKTEDPLAVKETESEKKSETTRRSLKNITALSYRYNILDNLNVSVFGKHYSIKHTYLSESTSVDKSGYGIAATYLWKDFQVKSSFEKTYRLPTDSELFGDGDMVWGNTDLKPEAGNNYNFNLSYSTILDKVHAVFADAGFVYRKTEDYIRSNPYGSGSRASSVNIGGVESVGLNVEARYVYNDFLQLGGSLTTQSIRSKQKYAIGSDELNSYYNERIPNEPYFFGSLDAGFLFKDVIVKGNNLNVGYNLRYIDHYSYDFSSIGENPIWIPSQVVHDLSASYSFFNNSLHATVEANNVFDKLAYDNYSFQKPGRSFMFKIRYSY; from the coding sequence ATGAGAAAATTTCTACTATTAACAGTCTGTATACTTGGTCAAATACTTGCTGTTCAAGCGCAACATAAACCAACCATGATATCTGGGATCGTCCAAGATGAAAAAGGAAAACCAATTGATTTTGCTACCATTATTTTGATGGATACAAAGAAAAATGATTTGACAGATGAGCAAGGTGCATTTAGGTTGAAATTAGGTTCTGGAGGAACGTATAAGCTTGTAGTTCAGCACGTAAGTTATGAGGCTAAAGAGATGAATGTCAAAGTAGAAGATGGAGGGCATGTGAAGCAAAACATCGTTTTAAGAGCGAAGGAAGCTATTTTAGATGATGTGGTGCTCCAAGTGAAGAAGCCTATAGAAAAAGTAAGAGAATCAGCGTATAATGTGATTGCTATTGATGCCAAGCCTTTATACAATTCTTCTTTAGACGTTTCGGGAGCGTTAGATCGTGTATCTGGAGTGAAAGTGAGAAGAGATGGAGCTGAAGGTTCTGATTATACGTTTTCAATGAATGGTTTCAGTGGACGTCATATTCGCTTTTTTATGGATGGAGTTCCGATGGAAGGATTTGGAAGTGAATTCAAAATCAACAACCTACCTATTACGATGGTGGATCGTATTGAAGTATACAAAGGGGTTGTTCCGGTAGAATTTGGTTCAGACGCCTTAGGTGGTGCAGTCAATATTATTACCAACAAATCCAAAGAAACAAAGATTGATGCTTCTTTTACAACAGGATCTTTTAATACATACAAAAGTCACTTGAATGTGAGTAAAGTATTCGATAACGGCATGACTTTCCAAGTAAATGCTTTTCAAAATTACTCAGACAATAATTACAAAGTATATGTTCCAGTTGCCAATTTAAAAACAGGGGTATATTCCAAAGAAAAAAAATGGGTAAAACGTTTCAATGACCGTTTCCAAACGGCAACTGTGGTGGCGAAAGTAGGGGTATTAGATAAATCTTATGCCGATCGTTTATTGATTGGATTTACCTACGGAGAAGGAAAAAAAGGTGTGCAAACCGGAACGATTATGGAAAAAGTATTCGGACAGAAAAAGCGCCGTTCCGTAACGATTATGCCTTCCTTAGAATATAGTAAACGCAATTTATTTACGGAAGGATTAGATGTTGCCTTGACGTCAAATTACAACGGAGGATACAACCAAAATATCGATACTTCTAGATATAAATACAATTGGGCTGGTGAGCGTATCAAAACGATGAAGAAAGGTGAATCTGGAGGAGGACCTTCTTTAGTGAAATTCTTTGATCACAACGGATCTACTACAGCGAATGTAAGCTATAAAGTAAATGACAAGCATTCCTTTAGTTTGAATAACGTGATTTATTATTTCAATAGAAAAACAGAAGATCCACTAGCTGTAAAAGAAACAGAAAGCGAGAAGAAAAGTGAAACGACGCGTAGAAGTTTAAAAAATATTACTGCGTTATCGTATCGATACAATATCCTAGACAATTTGAATGTCTCTGTATTTGGGAAACACTATTCGATCAAACATACGTATTTAAGTGAAAGTACCAGTGTAGACAAAAGTGGTTATGGAATTGCAGCAACTTATTTATGGAAGGATTTTCAGGTGAAATCTTCTTTTGAAAAAACCTATCGCTTACCTACAGATAGTGAATTATTCGGTGATGGTGATATGGTTTGGGGAAATACAGATTTGAAACCCGAAGCAGGAAATAACTACAACTTCAATTTAAGCTATTCTACTATTTTAGATAAAGTACACGCTGTTTTTGCTGATGCTGGTTTTGTATACCGCAAAACGGAAGATTATATTCGAAGCAACCCCTACGGATCAGGTTCACGCGCATCTAGTGTGAATATTGGAGGGGTAGAAAGTGTAGGATTAAATGTTGAAGCTCGTTATGTATACAATGATTTCTTACAACTAGGAGGAAGTTTAACGACGCAAAGTATTCGAAGTAAACAAAAATATGCGATTGGCAGTGATGAACTCAATTCATACTACAATGAGCGTATTCCCAATGAACCTTACTTCTTTGGATCTTTAGATGCTGGTTTTCTATTCAAAGATGTGATTGTTAAAGGGAATAATTTAAATGTAGGATACAACCTGCGCTACATTGATCACTATAGCTATGATTTCAGTAGTATTGGAGAAAACCCAATTTGGATTCCTTCTCAAGTAGTACATGATCTTAGTGCATCATATAGTTTTTTCAACAACAGTTTACACGCAACTGTTGAGGCGAATAATGTTTTCGACAAATTGGCGTACGACAATTATAGTTTTCAAAAACCAGGAAGAAGCTTCATGTTTAAAATACGCTATAGCTACTAA
- a CDS encoding DUF4374 domain-containing protein, whose translation MKKRVLSTVVLAFLVSAFTLTSCSSDDNSKPGGGDDDEVIDDGDREPEDLIGTKYILGASASKTNLLLEVDNLKEGSISVRGNGKTALGKNIYMFKDLRAYVFEYRKGDPSGMQSWMLNKDLRIQENTLVDLPNREEFIQPFGRFMISTTGGIELENGKKGQAFNFINGVTGAIEFTSFVNVENIAEQGEYANFAGLEDIGNDRFVMAIEPFKITANSDQDNTSNFRDRAWLAIFKLDMSQAPENRVVLEDVVKDDRMSFAVARYRSSRVSTIGKGASGDIYVFSPSAMISQEKGAFSTKPSAVLKFDKNTLKFDSSYYFDLEAKSGGHKVYKVYAVGKDQFILNMFANTDQSWNMAPANKLALFNAKTGQFQWINGLEDPALIAEIGTPYVEGDEIFVPITAAAKSYVYLLNRTTATFTKGLEIKDLGDGTVGNVVKIASYK comes from the coding sequence ATGAAAAAAAGAGTTCTATCTACAGTTGTATTAGCTTTTTTAGTTAGTGCATTTACTTTGACAAGCTGTTCAAGTGATGATAATTCAAAACCTGGAGGAGGAGATGATGATGAGGTAATTGATGATGGGGACAGAGAACCAGAAGATTTAATTGGTACGAAATATATCTTAGGTGCAAGTGCTTCAAAAACAAACTTATTGTTAGAAGTTGATAACCTAAAAGAAGGATCAATTAGTGTAAGAGGAAACGGAAAAACGGCCTTAGGTAAAAATATCTATATGTTTAAAGATTTACGCGCGTATGTCTTTGAATACAGAAAAGGAGATCCTTCTGGAATGCAAAGTTGGATGTTAAACAAAGACTTGCGTATACAAGAAAATACCTTAGTAGATTTACCCAATAGAGAGGAGTTTATCCAACCGTTCGGACGTTTTATGATCTCGACTACAGGAGGAATTGAATTAGAAAATGGTAAAAAAGGACAAGCATTTAACTTTATCAATGGGGTTACAGGAGCAATTGAATTTACTTCATTTGTCAATGTAGAAAATATTGCAGAGCAAGGAGAATATGCAAACTTTGCAGGATTGGAAGATATTGGAAATGACCGTTTTGTAATGGCTATTGAGCCATTTAAAATCACTGCCAATAGCGACCAAGATAATACCTCTAATTTTAGAGATAGAGCTTGGTTGGCTATCTTTAAATTGGATATGTCACAAGCACCAGAAAATAGAGTAGTCTTAGAAGATGTTGTAAAAGATGATCGCATGAGCTTTGCTGTTGCACGTTACAGATCAAGTCGTGTATCTACAATTGGTAAAGGAGCGAGTGGTGATATTTATGTATTCTCGCCTTCAGCGATGATTAGCCAAGAAAAAGGAGCATTCTCTACAAAACCTTCAGCTGTATTGAAATTTGACAAGAATACGTTGAAATTTGATAGTTCATACTATTTTGATTTAGAAGCAAAATCAGGCGGACATAAAGTATACAAAGTATATGCTGTAGGGAAAGACCAATTTATCTTGAATATGTTTGCGAATACAGACCAATCTTGGAATATGGCACCTGCAAATAAACTCGCTTTATTTAATGCGAAAACAGGACAATTCCAATGGATTAACGGTTTAGAAGATCCAGCGTTAATTGCTGAAATCGGAACGCCTTATGTGGAAGGGGATGAGATATTTGTACCTATTACTGCCGCAGCGAAATCGTACGTTTACTTGTTAAATAGAACGACTGCAACCTTTACAAAAGGGTTAGAAATTAAAGATCTAGGTGATGGAACAGTAGGAAATGTTGTGAAAATTGCCTCGTATAAATAA
- a CDS encoding mechanosensitive ion channel family protein: protein MKYYVSHIRLLVLIATILLGCTSWAKNKKPTTPEKVAAVQPEFIVLEKTPVIVMHDTLFNVYGNIGSFTSKQRAKSIENKIAALVDNYLFEGDSIKLVDTGNYLNLMYENEILMSVDTIQATQENKTKIQAAQFYKEQIIETVELQQHSMSWQQLLLQIAGTIGIIIAEIFIIKYIYYCYRRAKVMIWKQRGKRIKGMFGIIDDHRAMLTTITMAKVIRFIIVLIFLYIGLLIIFKLFPFTKHISDQLLDYVMSPLKSVGRSIKSYMPKLFTILVIVFIFRYIQKFVRSLAEKIANNKITLKGFYPDWAFPTYNIVSALMFIFMFILIFPYLPNSDSEIFKGVSVFAGIVVSLGSTSVIGNLVAGLVITYMRPFKIGDRIKLGEYTGDVLEKTPLVTRIKTPKNEIITIPNSNIMSAHTVNYSQSAKEHGLILHTTIAVGYDVPWQKVHEMLYEVANRTEHVLKRQKPFILQDQFRDFYVDYQLNVYIKEAKLTAKIYSDLRQHAQDVFAENNIEMASPHFIVSRNVDGNHTTVPPKYVKE from the coding sequence ATGAAATACTATGTGTCGCATATTCGCCTTCTTGTTTTAATTGCTACAATCCTCTTAGGATGTACTTCATGGGCTAAGAATAAAAAACCAACCACACCAGAAAAAGTTGCAGCGGTGCAACCTGAATTTATCGTATTAGAAAAAACACCCGTTATTGTCATGCACGATACGCTGTTTAATGTATACGGAAATATCGGTTCTTTTACCTCAAAACAACGAGCTAAATCGATTGAAAATAAGATTGCAGCCTTAGTGGATAATTATTTGTTTGAAGGGGATTCAATTAAACTTGTCGATACTGGAAACTACCTCAATCTGATGTATGAGAATGAGATTTTGATGAGTGTTGATACGATTCAGGCAACCCAAGAAAATAAAACCAAAATTCAAGCGGCTCAGTTTTATAAAGAACAAATTATTGAAACGGTAGAATTACAACAACACAGCATGAGCTGGCAACAATTGTTGTTGCAAATTGCAGGTACAATTGGAATTATTATCGCCGAAATATTTATTATCAAGTACATCTACTATTGCTATAGAAGAGCGAAGGTAATGATATGGAAACAACGCGGGAAGAGGATTAAGGGAATGTTTGGAATCATTGATGATCATCGTGCAATGCTTACGACAATTACCATGGCTAAAGTGATTCGATTCATTATTGTCTTGATTTTCTTGTACATTGGATTGCTGATTATCTTTAAGCTGTTCCCATTTACGAAACACATTTCTGATCAATTGTTGGATTATGTGATGTCACCACTGAAATCGGTAGGAAGAAGTATCAAGTCGTATATGCCTAAGCTATTCACAATCTTAGTGATTGTTTTTATCTTTAGATATATACAGAAGTTTGTTCGTTCGCTCGCAGAAAAAATAGCCAATAATAAAATTACATTAAAAGGATTTTATCCAGATTGGGCATTTCCAACGTATAACATCGTCAGTGCGTTGATGTTCATTTTTATGTTCATCTTGATATTCCCATATTTACCTAATTCAGATTCCGAGATTTTTAAAGGTGTTTCGGTATTTGCAGGTATCGTTGTGTCACTAGGATCGACCTCTGTTATTGGCAACTTAGTAGCAGGACTAGTGATTACTTATATGCGTCCATTTAAAATAGGAGACCGTATTAAATTAGGAGAATATACAGGGGATGTATTGGAAAAAACGCCTTTGGTTACGCGTATCAAAACGCCTAAAAATGAGATTATCACCATACCTAACTCCAACATCATGTCGGCGCATACGGTGAATTATTCTCAGTCAGCAAAAGAACACGGCTTAATTTTACACACTACAATCGCTGTAGGATACGATGTGCCATGGCAGAAAGTACACGAAATGTTATATGAAGTGGCGAATCGTACGGAACATGTATTAAAACGTCAAAAACCATTTATTCTACAAGATCAATTCAGAGATTTTTATGTCGACTATCAACTCAATGTATACATCAAAGAAGCGAAATTAACGGCTAAAATATATTCTGACTTACGTCAGCATGCACAAGATGTGTTTGCAGAAAATAATATTGAAATGGCATCTCCTCATTTTATAGTGAGTAGAAATGTAGATGGTAATCATACAACCGTTCCTCCAAAATATGTAAAGGAATAG
- a CDS encoding TetR/AcrR family transcriptional regulator, translating to MSGTRERILELGEELILTKGFNGFSYQDISTALGIKNAAIHYYFASKENLGTSIVKTNIQRFEEMIANMEALQFDPIKKIETFIKIYIKSQRERKLCIVGALSTDIDTLFPTTQVEVTKIVDLIVNWLTSVLKEGKEQGVFHFKEEEQQRAFLFLSSLVASLQLTRVNKYVDYKGYCYTLLEQLK from the coding sequence ATGTCGGGGACAAGAGAACGTATACTAGAACTAGGTGAAGAATTAATCTTGACAAAAGGGTTTAACGGATTTAGCTACCAAGATATTTCTACTGCATTGGGAATTAAGAATGCGGCTATTCATTATTATTTTGCCAGTAAAGAGAATTTAGGAACAAGTATTGTAAAAACGAATATCCAGCGCTTTGAAGAAATGATAGCGAATATGGAAGCATTGCAATTTGATCCAATCAAGAAGATTGAAACCTTTATCAAGATTTATATCAAGAGTCAAAGAGAACGTAAACTGTGTATTGTAGGGGCTTTATCAACTGATATTGATACGTTGTTTCCTACCACACAAGTCGAAGTGACTAAGATTGTAGATTTAATCGTAAACTGGTTAACTAGTGTATTAAAAGAAGGAAAAGAACAAGGCGTTTTTCATTTCAAGGAGGAAGAACAACAGCGTGCATTCTTATTTCTATCTAGTTTGGTTGCTAGTTTACAATTAACCAGAGTAAATAAATATGTGGATTATAAGGGCTATTGCTATACCCTTTTGGAACAGTTAAAATAA
- the fabF gene encoding beta-ketoacyl-ACP synthase II encodes MKRVVITGLGAITPLGNNVDTFWNNAIQGQSGAGAITHFDATNFKTKFACEVKGFDPLDYFTKPEARKMDLFTQYAIAASEECLADAQLDWDTVNRHRIGAIIATGIGGLETLEEEILNFGKDTSQPKFNPFFITKMISNMAAGQISIRFGLKGISYAVASACAAANNAIGSAFDAIRLGRADAILAGGTEATICQSAIAGFNAMKALSTANEDPVQASRPFDANRTGFVAGEGAGILLLEELEHAQKRGAKIYCELVGYGSASDAYHVAATHPEGEGAIAAMQQALEDAKLTTQAVDYINAHATSTPVGDISECKAIEQLFKDNLDQLNISATKSMTGHLLGAAGAIESILCIKSITEGIIPPTINLTTLDPAISSALNLTPHVAQHKTVEVAMNNTFGFGAHTSSVIFKRFVE; translated from the coding sequence ATGAAGAGAGTTGTTATTACAGGTTTAGGTGCAATCACCCCCCTGGGAAATAATGTGGACACTTTTTGGAATAATGCCATTCAAGGACAAAGTGGAGCCGGAGCTATTACTCATTTTGATGCGACCAATTTCAAAACCAAATTTGCCTGTGAAGTGAAAGGATTTGATCCTTTAGATTACTTTACAAAACCGGAAGCTCGAAAGATGGATTTATTCACCCAATATGCAATTGCAGCTAGTGAGGAATGTCTAGCAGATGCTCAGTTGGATTGGGATACGGTTAATCGCCATCGCATAGGAGCAATTATTGCTACGGGTATTGGAGGGTTGGAAACCTTAGAAGAGGAAATCTTAAATTTTGGAAAAGATACGAGTCAGCCAAAATTCAATCCTTTTTTTATTACTAAAATGATCTCTAACATGGCTGCTGGTCAAATCTCCATTCGCTTTGGTTTAAAGGGAATTAGCTATGCAGTTGCATCGGCTTGTGCTGCAGCTAATAATGCAATTGGAAGCGCTTTTGATGCTATTCGTCTAGGAAGAGCAGATGCTATCCTAGCAGGAGGAACTGAAGCGACTATTTGTCAATCTGCTATTGCAGGATTTAATGCCATGAAAGCCTTGTCTACGGCTAATGAAGACCCTGTTCAAGCTTCGCGTCCTTTTGATGCCAATCGAACAGGATTTGTCGCAGGAGAAGGCGCAGGTATTCTCTTATTAGAAGAATTAGAACACGCGCAAAAGAGAGGCGCTAAAATTTACTGTGAACTAGTGGGCTATGGATCTGCATCTGATGCGTATCACGTAGCGGCAACACACCCAGAAGGTGAAGGTGCTATCGCCGCAATGCAGCAAGCTCTGGAGGATGCTAAGTTAACCACTCAAGCCGTGGATTATATCAACGCGCATGCTACTTCTACACCAGTAGGCGATATTAGCGAATGTAAGGCGATTGAGCAGCTGTTTAAGGACAATCTGGATCAATTGAATATTAGTGCAACTAAATCCATGACAGGACATCTACTAGGTGCCGCAGGAGCCATTGAATCTATTTTGTGTATTAAGAGTATAACGGAAGGAATTATCCCTCCAACGATTAATTTGACAACCCTAGATCCTGCTATTAGTAGCGCATTAAATCTAACCCCTCATGTAGCACAACATAAAACTGTGGAGGTCGCTATGAATAATACCTTTGGTTTTGGCGCACATACCTCAAGTGTGATTTTTAAGCGATTTGTTGAATAG
- a CDS encoding GNAT family N-acetyltransferase: MTTIIETDRLIIRQITKEDAEGIYNLDSDERVVKYVGSMVITSMEEANEIIEFIQKQYADFGIGRWAIIKKDTQEFIGWCGFKLVENGLNGLREYLDLAYRFRFDAWGKGYATEAALACLDYAAKNFQQHPVFAVAEVENESSKRVLGKIGFHAAYTFDLDGVDHYWYMRE; the protein is encoded by the coding sequence ATGACTACAATTATTGAAACAGATCGCTTGATTATTCGACAAATAACAAAAGAAGATGCCGAGGGAATCTACAACTTAGATAGCGATGAACGCGTAGTAAAATACGTGGGAAGTATGGTAATTACTTCCATGGAAGAAGCCAATGAAATTATTGAATTTATTCAAAAACAATATGCTGATTTTGGTATAGGCCGTTGGGCAATTATTAAAAAAGATACCCAAGAGTTTATTGGTTGGTGCGGGTTTAAGCTTGTTGAAAATGGACTAAATGGTCTACGCGAGTATTTAGATTTAGCGTATCGTTTTCGCTTTGATGCCTGGGGAAAAGGGTATGCCACGGAAGCAGCTTTAGCGTGTTTAGATTATGCCGCCAAGAACTTTCAACAACATCCTGTTTTTGCTGTTGCCGAGGTAGAAAATGAAAGCTCAAAACGCGTTTTAGGTAAAATTGGTTTTCATGCCGCATACACCTTTGATTTAGATGGGGTAGATCACTATTGGTACATGAGGGAATAA
- a CDS encoding DMT family transporter, with the protein MKNFLFLLIAIVSEVIATSALKASHEFTKLVPSVVTIVMYAVAFYFLSLTLRTIPVGIAYAIWSGIGIVLVTVVAILVYGQKPDLPAIIGMAFIVLGVVIINLFSKMNAH; encoded by the coding sequence GTGAAAAATTTTCTTTTCTTACTTATTGCTATTGTTAGTGAGGTAATTGCTACTAGTGCTTTAAAAGCATCCCATGAGTTTACTAAGCTCGTTCCGAGTGTAGTAACGATTGTGATGTATGCAGTAGCTTTTTATTTCTTGAGTTTGACTCTTCGCACTATTCCTGTGGGAATTGCTTATGCAATTTGGTCAGGTATTGGAATCGTTTTGGTGACGGTTGTCGCAATTCTTGTTTATGGACAAAAACCAGATTTACCTGCAATTATCGGAATGGCTTTTATTGTATTGGGGGTGGTAATCATCAACCTATTTTCTAAAATGAATGCACATTAA
- a CDS encoding DUF4269 domain-containing protein, producing MDLDFTAIAYLKTGSAVQQQVYHTLTTHNVLEYLEGYSPVVVGTFPLDIAIETSDIDIACHCMDIEVFQAKVQTHFKNCSGFTDLIFSLRTEQTYVANFILDHFPIEIFAQTIPVAEQYGYRHMLIEHAILLERGPEFKAQVIALKRAGVKTEPTFAKLLGLTGDPYESLLTYK from the coding sequence ATGGACCTTGATTTTACTGCTATTGCCTATTTAAAAACAGGGAGTGCTGTGCAACAACAAGTATATCATACGTTAACGACTCATAACGTTTTAGAATACTTAGAAGGTTATAGTCCTGTTGTTGTGGGTACATTTCCCCTTGATATCGCTATTGAAACAAGTGATATCGATATTGCTTGTCATTGCATGGATATTGAAGTATTTCAGGCAAAAGTTCAAACTCATTTTAAAAACTGCAGTGGATTTACAGATTTGATTTTTTCCTTGCGTACGGAACAAACGTATGTAGCCAATTTTATATTAGATCACTTTCCAATCGAAATTTTTGCTCAAACAATTCCTGTGGCAGAACAATATGGATACCGCCATATGTTGATTGAACACGCAATTTTACTTGAACGAGGACCTGAGTTTAAAGCTCAAGTGATAGCACTTAAACGCGCAGGAGTCAAAACAGAGCCTACTTTCGCAAAATTACTCGGACTAACAGGTGATCCTTATGAATCTTTACTAACCTATAAGTAA